One region of Sulfuriroseicoccus oceanibius genomic DNA includes:
- a CDS encoding SpoIIE family protein phosphatase: MLTPPEKRVYVAEGHPSPDLIDLALKASNEGIWEWDIADGEVYYSHSILQFLGVAPGDPLPHLFSQGGEYIHPEDRDAFQSAIDEVVNDHSMDVFAVNCRLWCGDRVGWRWMRIRGVPVRDAGGVVVRMAGSMIDITKRKDAEAKLQSERLLFRQLIDNLPLSIYFKDRDSKFEMVNATMARWFEEADPQEMQGKSDHDYEPAPDADRRVADEQRVMETREPLVGLIEEAQMGDGESRWVMTTKMPWIDIKGGVKGTFGISSDVTEMVLAQRESARLTKALQARNNLIEEEIQLAREIQSALLPKENQVMCIETADGRCVRLTIDYRHLPSFGLAGDFFEVIEIDKGVIGVVVGDVMGHGVRSALVVSMLRGMLERQGNKARSASGFLRAMNEGLGAILRESEVTMFATAAYMVLDLNKMRMAVSLAGHPSPIAGNLNDEDGQVDNMVDSTANVGPALGLINGIQYPRNSVKLTNGWTGLVFTDGIIEVEDNEGNCWDEENLCRSMSSNLDADLGDLLDGVLADARRFSNGRAFDDDVCLVGLRVEELEEMPDHMQGGA; encoded by the coding sequence ATGCTAACCCCCCCCGAAAAACGCGTATATGTCGCCGAGGGACATCCGTCTCCGGACCTGATCGACCTTGCATTGAAGGCCTCTAATGAGGGGATCTGGGAGTGGGACATCGCCGATGGCGAGGTGTATTACTCCCATAGTATCCTTCAGTTCCTGGGAGTAGCGCCGGGTGATCCGTTGCCGCATTTGTTCTCGCAGGGAGGTGAGTACATCCACCCGGAGGACCGTGATGCGTTCCAATCGGCGATCGATGAAGTGGTGAACGACCACTCGATGGATGTATTTGCGGTGAACTGCCGCCTCTGGTGTGGCGATCGCGTGGGGTGGCGCTGGATGCGGATCCGCGGGGTGCCTGTGCGCGACGCCGGTGGGGTCGTTGTGCGGATGGCGGGATCGATGATCGACATCACCAAGCGCAAGGATGCCGAGGCCAAATTGCAGAGTGAGCGGTTGTTGTTCCGCCAATTGATCGACAACCTGCCGCTGAGTATCTATTTCAAGGACCGCGACTCCAAGTTTGAGATGGTCAATGCGACGATGGCGCGCTGGTTCGAGGAGGCCGACCCGCAGGAAATGCAGGGGAAGTCGGATCACGACTACGAGCCTGCGCCGGATGCCGATCGTCGGGTGGCTGATGAACAGCGAGTGATGGAAACGCGCGAGCCATTGGTAGGATTGATCGAAGAGGCCCAGATGGGCGACGGCGAGTCCCGCTGGGTGATGACCACCAAAATGCCGTGGATCGATATCAAGGGAGGCGTCAAAGGGACGTTCGGGATTTCGTCGGATGTCACGGAGATGGTGTTGGCGCAGCGGGAGTCGGCGAGGCTGACCAAGGCATTGCAGGCGCGGAACAACTTGATCGAGGAGGAGATCCAACTGGCACGTGAGATTCAGTCGGCACTGCTGCCGAAGGAAAACCAAGTGATGTGCATTGAGACCGCAGATGGTCGCTGTGTGCGCCTCACCATTGATTACCGCCACCTGCCATCATTCGGATTGGCGGGGGATTTCTTCGAGGTGATCGAGATCGACAAAGGGGTGATCGGTGTGGTGGTCGGCGATGTGATGGGGCACGGGGTGCGCTCGGCGCTGGTGGTTTCGATGTTGCGTGGCATGCTTGAGCGCCAGGGGAACAAGGCCCGCAGTGCCAGTGGTTTCCTGCGCGCGATGAACGAGGGGCTCGGCGCGATCTTGCGTGAGTCCGAGGTGACGATGTTCGCTACCGCGGCGTACATGGTGCTCGATTTGAACAAAATGCGCATGGCGGTTTCGCTCGCGGGGCATCCATCTCCGATTGCCGGCAACCTCAATGACGAGGATGGTCAGGTCGACAATATGGTCGATAGCACCGCCAACGTTGGACCTGCGCTGGGATTGATCAATGGAATCCAGTATCCGCGTAACTCAGTGAAGCTGACCAATGGGTGGACCGGTTTGGTGTTCACTGACGGAATTATCGAAGTCGAGGACAACGAAGGTAACTGCTGGGACGAGGAGAATCTGTGCCGGTCGATGTCGTCGAACCTGGATGCCGATCTCGGTGATTTGCTCGATGGCGTGTTGGCTGATGCTCGGCGTTTCTCCAATGGCCGGGCATTCGATGACGATGTCTGCCTCGTTGGCTTGAGGGTCGAAGAGTTGGAGGAAATGCCCGATCACATGCAGGGCGGAGCCTAG
- a CDS encoding tetratricopeptide repeat protein — MSTQNQLPSDTPIGSSLDEIAARKPAGDQHSRRLITGTIIALVFGIGISVIFVIKNQKAKAAAEAFGSASTNEELQAVVDNHPGSAAAGSALIALAANLAEDGKPAEAISTLDTFIADFQTHALVPQALISKATIQAAQNETDAAIATLDTFDANHGTSALAPLASLTRGDILKGAGKLEEAKAVYDLIPSDSLIAGQRDERLRFLNFTPPVEVEPAPEPVEEEATPAVEATPAFEAAPATDAAPAEEAAVEETTEEVVEETAEPAAEEAAATPVE, encoded by the coding sequence ATGAGCACCCAGAACCAACTCCCATCCGACACACCGATCGGCTCGTCGCTCGACGAAATCGCCGCCCGCAAGCCAGCCGGTGACCAACATTCCCGCCGACTCATCACCGGAACCATCATCGCTTTGGTGTTCGGTATCGGCATCTCGGTGATCTTCGTGATCAAGAACCAAAAGGCAAAGGCCGCTGCGGAAGCCTTCGGTAGCGCATCCACCAACGAAGAACTTCAAGCAGTGGTGGACAACCACCCGGGCTCGGCCGCCGCAGGCAGCGCGCTAATTGCTCTCGCCGCCAACCTGGCCGAGGACGGCAAACCAGCCGAAGCCATCTCGACGCTCGACACCTTCATCGCCGACTTCCAGACCCACGCTCTGGTGCCTCAGGCCCTGATCTCCAAAGCCACCATCCAGGCGGCTCAAAACGAGACCGACGCTGCGATCGCCACTCTCGATACATTCGACGCCAACCACGGCACCTCCGCTCTCGCCCCTCTCGCATCGCTCACACGTGGCGACATCCTCAAAGGCGCCGGCAAACTGGAAGAAGCAAAAGCAGTCTACGACCTCATCCCAAGCGACAGCCTGATCGCCGGCCAGCGCGACGAGCGCCTGCGCTTCCTTAACTTCACCCCACCGGTGGAAGTCGAGCCAGCCCCAGAGCCAGTCGAGGAAGAGGCCACTCCTGCGGTTGAAGCCACTCCTGCGTTTGAAGCCGCTCCTGCAACCGACGCCGCTCCTGCGGAAGAAGCTGCAGTGGAAGAGACCACCGAAGAAGTCGTCGAAGAAACCGCTGAGCCTGCGGCAGAAGAAGCTGCAGCCACACCTGTGGAATAA
- a CDS encoding SulP family inorganic anion transporter yields MLSKGVRSTIKRAWQEFFGSSTIRMWPSLGAFKGYSRGALKADFGAGLNVALLGLPQGMAYAAVAGVDIVFGIMATAIAAVFGTFFSSARFTMLGPSNATAFMIYSFFVTYPGKLDQINSLIPLLSLMIGVVLILGAFLRAADLGQYISRSVIVGYLSGAAILIMVGQVKHVLGVQMVPEGGDAATDTPRSLFGMVWRLVEQVPNASWAAVSLGVGTIIVYLLLQQKWRRLPVFAITLVLGCLCASALATVDGLGFGPELARYEAFTPADLVPSSPFHFASGDVFQEMGALFGLALAVAFLASLEGGLMAKSMASRSGDRVDANQDLYGLGVANIACSLGGGMPSSASLTRSALNFESGARTALSAAFSGMLCLLGAVALSQMVAYIPKAVLAGLVIAVAVSLINRKNIRICLGATKSDATSLIVTFGATLVMPLHVAIFVGVTTSVMLYLRKAARPDLVEYGFTDDGNLAESSKRNIPAISIVHVEGDLFFGAADLFRSQIQRTLADENLKVIILRLRNARNLDATSVMALADLVREVNKRERHLVISGITKSIYAVLKNSGMIDVVGRDNIFLMSPENPNISTRNALMRAQELLGTAEADIQIYVDRNKERNEPS; encoded by the coding sequence ATGTTGAGCAAGGGTGTCCGCAGCACGATCAAGCGCGCCTGGCAGGAGTTTTTCGGATCGAGCACGATCCGGATGTGGCCCTCGCTAGGAGCGTTCAAAGGGTATTCGCGCGGCGCCTTGAAGGCAGACTTTGGAGCCGGGCTTAACGTGGCGTTGTTGGGGTTGCCTCAGGGAATGGCGTACGCGGCGGTGGCGGGAGTGGATATCGTTTTCGGGATCATGGCTACGGCGATTGCCGCGGTCTTTGGGACCTTTTTCTCGAGCGCTCGTTTTACGATGCTCGGGCCGTCCAACGCGACGGCGTTCATGATCTACAGTTTCTTCGTGACCTATCCGGGGAAGCTCGACCAGATCAACTCGCTGATCCCGTTGCTATCGTTGATGATCGGGGTGGTGCTGATTCTGGGGGCGTTTTTACGTGCGGCTGACCTCGGTCAATACATCAGCCGCAGTGTGATCGTGGGCTATCTCTCCGGCGCTGCTATTCTGATCATGGTCGGTCAGGTGAAGCATGTGCTCGGCGTGCAGATGGTGCCCGAAGGGGGGGATGCCGCCACGGATACGCCGCGTTCTTTGTTTGGTATGGTTTGGCGCTTGGTTGAACAGGTGCCCAATGCGTCGTGGGCGGCGGTGTCGCTGGGTGTGGGAACGATTATCGTCTACTTGTTGCTGCAGCAGAAGTGGCGGCGGTTGCCGGTGTTTGCGATTACCTTGGTGTTGGGCTGTCTCTGTGCCAGTGCCCTAGCGACGGTGGATGGACTGGGTTTTGGTCCGGAGTTGGCACGTTATGAGGCGTTCACTCCGGCGGACTTGGTTCCGAGTTCGCCATTTCATTTTGCCTCTGGCGATGTGTTTCAGGAGATGGGGGCGTTGTTTGGATTGGCCTTGGCGGTGGCGTTCTTGGCCTCGCTCGAGGGGGGCTTGATGGCGAAGAGCATGGCCAGTCGCAGTGGTGACCGGGTGGATGCCAACCAGGACCTCTATGGGCTCGGAGTGGCAAATATTGCCTGCTCTCTTGGTGGCGGCATGCCATCGTCCGCATCGCTCACCCGCTCGGCATTGAACTTTGAAAGTGGCGCCCGCACAGCATTGTCCGCTGCGTTCAGCGGAATGTTGTGCTTGCTGGGGGCTGTGGCTCTTTCCCAGATGGTCGCGTACATCCCGAAGGCCGTGTTGGCAGGCTTGGTGATCGCGGTGGCGGTTTCGTTGATCAACCGGAAAAACATCCGCATCTGTCTGGGGGCTACCAAATCGGACGCCACGTCGTTGATTGTGACATTCGGCGCCACGCTGGTGATGCCGTTGCACGTGGCGATCTTCGTCGGCGTGACGACTTCGGTGATGCTTTACCTGCGCAAGGCGGCCCGTCCGGATTTGGTGGAGTATGGCTTCACCGACGACGGGAATTTGGCCGAATCGAGCAAGCGCAACATTCCAGCGATCTCGATTGTTCACGTCGAAGGGGATTTGTTTTTCGGTGCGGCGGATTTGTTCCGCAGTCAGATCCAACGCACGCTTGCCGACGAGAACCTGAAAGTGATCATTCTGCGGCTGCGCAATGCGCGTAATCTGGATGCGACCAGCGTCATGGCCCTGGCGGATCTGGTGCGGGAGGTGAACAAGCGTGAGCGCCACCTAGTCATCAGTGGCATCACCAAGTCGATCTATGCGGTGTTGAAAAACTCCGGGATGATCGATGTGGTCGGGCGCGATAATATTTTCCTGATGTCACCGGAGAACCCGAATATCTCGACGCGAAATGCGCTGATGCGCGCCCAGGAGCTCCTCGGTACGGCTGAGGCCGATATTCAGATTTACGTTGACCGAAACAAGGAGCGCAACGAGCCGAGCTAG
- a CDS encoding RNA pyrophosphohydrolase, translating to MSASSMDKVNTEKKYRPNVAALLLNNDDKVLIAERIRHANSWQFPQGGIDRGETPDEALFRELREEIGTPPHLVHVLDRKEGYRYEFPASMRRFGSNIGQEQTYFLCRFLGSDRDINLRTRHPEFRSFQWIDPRDFELEWLPEFKHGVYRAVLKDFFGVEFP from the coding sequence ATGAGCGCAAGCAGCATGGATAAAGTGAATACGGAAAAGAAATACCGCCCGAATGTGGCTGCGCTGCTACTGAACAACGACGACAAAGTGTTGATTGCCGAGCGCATTCGGCATGCGAATTCTTGGCAGTTTCCACAGGGCGGAATTGATCGTGGGGAGACGCCGGACGAGGCGTTGTTCCGTGAACTGCGGGAAGAAATCGGGACCCCACCTCATCTGGTGCACGTGCTGGACCGCAAAGAGGGGTACCGTTATGAGTTTCCTGCGAGCATGCGCCGCTTTGGCTCGAATATCGGCCAGGAGCAAACCTATTTCCTTTGCCGTTTCCTCGGCAGTGACCGCGACATCAACCTGCGTACGCGCCATCCTGAGTTCCGCTCGTTCCAGTGGATCGACCCACGGGATTTCGAGCTCGAGTGGCTGCCTGAGTTCAAGCACGGCGTCTACCGTGCGGTGCTGAAGGACTTCTTCGGTGTCGAGTTTCCATAA